Part of the Sphaerochaeta associata genome is shown below.
CCGATAGGCTGTCTCACAACTTGCACACACATAGGCGGTAGTGCCTTTCTTGGGGAGTGAGAGAGCAACACGTTGTCCCAGCTCATTGCAGTCATGGAGAACCAGCGCCTCGTCGAGAACGATTCCCTGCTCCATCAAAGCCTTGTAGTATCCAAGGTATCGATCCATGACGACATTGGAGTACATGGGGTTTCCGACAAAAGCAATCGTGCGATGCCCGAGCGAAAGCAAATGATTGGTCAGCGAGTACCCGCCGTACATATTGTCGCTGATCACTGCATCGGCTTGGTAGTTTTCATAGAAGAAGTCGACAAACACATAGGGAAGGCCGAAGGCCAGGATGGTTTTTACATAGGAAGGACGAAGCTGGCCGAGAAGGACCAAAGCGTCGACTTTGTTGTCACAGACAAGCCGGGGAGCCTCGCCTGTTTCCTCATCGTCCGCCGATATGAGTTCCACGATCCCATAGTATCCTTGGTTGAGCAGGTGTTTGTTCAGCTCCTGCTGGATGCGCATATAGGCGCAGTCTCCCTGCATGTGACGCTCACCGATGAGAATACCCACGTTGTGGGTGGTCCCATCGCGCATGTCCTTTGCAATGAGGTTCTTCCGGTACCCCATCTCTTTGGCGACTTGGATGATGTGTTGGCGCAGTTCCTCACTCACTCCTTCCTTTCCCCCAAGTGCCTTGGAAACGGTTACAGAGCTCACAGAGAGTCTATTTGCGATGTCCTTCATGGTTACTTGCTTGTTCATGATACATCCATAGTAACGTAAGTACAGGCGGAGGGAAATCGGCAAATGCACTAAATCAGTGTATAGTAATACCTTGGATTCATAGTATAAATACTATAAATAATCCTAATTAGGAACAAAAAAAGCTAATATTATAATATTTGGACAAAAATTGGAGGCCCTTTCGGGCCCCTCGCTTGCTACACGATTCTAGGATCGATGTCCTTGGAGTAGTCGATATCGCCAAAGCCGAAACCGTGAATCTGCTCGTACTCCTCCCAAACACCGCCAAGGTCTCCTTGGACGAGGCTCTTGCCTTCTTGTTGCAATGCCCAACGTCTTTCAACCTCTGCCTGAATATCGCTTCTCATCTCCCAGT
Proteins encoded:
- a CDS encoding substrate-binding domain-containing protein, yielding MNKQVTMKDIANRLSVSSVTVSKALGGKEGVSEELRQHIIQVAKEMGYRKNLIAKDMRDGTTHNVGILIGERHMQGDCAYMRIQQELNKHLLNQGYYGIVELISADDEETGEAPRLVCDNKVDALVLLGQLRPSYVKTILAFGLPYVFVDFFYENYQADAVISDNMYGGYSLTNHLLSLGHRTIAFVGNPMYSNVVMDRYLGYYKALMEQGIVLDEALVLHDCNELGQRVALSLPKKGTTAYVCASCETAYRLMQLLQGQGLQVPEQISIVGFDEDLYTTLSNPPLTTFSVDIPLMALSAAESIINKIENPESHFGRKTICGSLAVRKSSARITPAEWDSLSRFG